Proteins encoded together in one Coffea arabica cultivar ET-39 chromosome 2c, Coffea Arabica ET-39 HiFi, whole genome shotgun sequence window:
- the LOC113725451 gene encoding actin-related protein 5-like isoform X1: MPFISKIERQTDYTQFDSTVPIVIDNGGSYFRIGWAGEDEPRVIFRNIVQRPRHKTTGETVTVVSDHNPALLRYFDCTRSGPRSAFDGNVVYQFEIMEYILDFGFDRLGADQSQIDHPVLITECACNPIQSRCRMAELLFESYGVPSIAAFGVDAAFSYKYNQQLGICNSDGLAICSGFMTSHAIPFINGEPAYEACCRTNVGGYHVTDYLKQLLSLKYPHHISKLTWEKVEDLKMEHCYIAPDYTSEVRIFKKGAKEAEEKTRCWQLPWTPAPVEEQPSEEELARKAALKERQGQRLREMAEAKRSSRINELENDIRGLEFLLKQLKQVEENNVPAFLRETGYASKQEIESNLAKAIQSLRKAKGEQVETEEKMDASTADKYNLVNVPDDVLTPEQLKEKRKQLFLKSTTEARQRAKQKRIEEELEREKQMKLEEEKRLENPERYLEDLRAKYRELSEKVEQRKRLKTNGNNTNGNQNGSGGVGRGERLNAAQRERMRLLTTAAFDRGKGEDTFGIKDEDWQLYKLMSRDDDEEDEKSNEDEADLARVSSRLREIDPTFFPKAESGSSTAEPPRFRPLTKEDFQLILGVERFRCPEVLFQPNLIGIDQSGLDEMAGVSIRRLPCKNQGLEEKITKSILMTGGSCQYPGMAERLEAGIRMIRPCGTPITVVRASDPSLDAWRGASVYAAAMQFPNQTFSRTDYYEKGEDWLRRYQFNYTL; this comes from the exons atgccatTCATATCGAAGATAGAGAGGCAGACGGATTACACCCAGTTCGATTCAACTGTCCCCATCGTCATCGACAATGGCGGTTCATATTTCCGCATTGG CTGGGCAGGGGAGGATGAGCCTCGGGTTATATTCCGGAACATTGTTCAGAGGCCTCGCCATAAAACCACTG GTGAAACAGTCACAGTTGTTAGTGATCATAACCCAGCGCTACTAAGATATTTTGATTGCACACGTTCAGGACCTCGTTCGGCTTTTGATGGCAATGTCGTGTATCAGTTTGAGATAATGGAATAT ATTCTTGACTTCGGTTTTGATCGATTAGGTGCTGATCAGTCGCAG ATTGACCATCCTGTTTTGATCACTGAGTGTGCTTGCAATCCTATCCAGTCTCGTTGTAGAATGGCAGAACTTCTTTTTGAGTCTTATGGAGTTCCTTCAATAG CAGCATTTGGTGTCGATGCCGCATTCAGCTACAAGTACAACCAACAACTTGGAATATGTAATAGTGATGGTCTTGCAATTTGCTCAGGATTTATGACTAGTCATGCTATTCCG TTCATAAATGGAGAACCTGCTTACGAAGCATGTTGCCGAACTAATGTTGGTGGATACCATGTTACCGATTATCTGAAGCAGCTTCTCTCACTTAAATATCCCCATCACAT TTCTAAGCTCACATGGGAAAAAGTTGAAGACCTTAAGATGGAACACTGTTACATTGCACCAGATTATACATCAGAAGTCCGAATATTTAAG AAAGGGGCTAAAGAAGCTGAAGAAAAGACCAGGTGCTGGCAGCTTCCTTGGACTCCAGCACCAGTGGAAGAACAACCTTCAGAAGAAGAGTTAGCTAGAAAGGCAGCTCTAAAGGAGAGACAGGGTCAAAGACTAAGGGAGATGGCTGAAGCAAAGAGGTCCTCTCGAATTAATGAGCTTGAAAATGACATTAGAGGTTTGGAATTCCTCTTAAAGCAGCTCAAGCAGGTTGAAGAGAATAATGTTCCTGCATTTCTCAGAGAGACTGGCTATGCCTCTAAACAGGAAATAGAATCTAATCTGGCAAAGGCAATACAATCTTTACGCAAAGCGAAGGGTGAACAAGTTGAAACTGAGGAGAAGATGGACGCTTCCACGGCTGACAAGTATAATCTTGTCAATGTGCCTGATGATGTGCTGACACCGGAGCAG cttaaagaaaaaaggaagcaGTTGTTTCTCAAATCCACAACTGAGGCCAGGCAACGAGCTAAACAGAAGCGGATTGAAGAGGAATTAGaaagagaaaagcaaatgaaattggAGGAGGAAAAGCGCTT AGAGAACCCAGAACGTTATTTGGAGGATTTACGTGCTAAATACCGAGAGCTTTCTGAGAAAGTGGAGCAGCGAAAACGCTTGAAGACAAATGGCAACAACACAAATGGGAACCAAAATGGTTCTGGAGGTGTGGGCCGTGGTGAAAGATTGAATGCTGCTCAAAGAGAAAGGATGCGCCTCCTGACAACAGCTGCATTTGATCGAGGGAAGGGCGAGGACACTTTTGGTATCAAAGATGAAGATTGGCAACTTTACAAGCTAATGAGTagagatgatgatgaagaagatgagaaGTCAAATGAGGATGAAGCAGACCTTGCTCGCGTCTCTTCAAGACTGCGG GAAATAGATCCGACATTTTTTCCCAAAGCAGAGTCAGGATCCTCAACTGCGGAGCCGCCACGATTTCGTCCTCTAACTAAGGAAGACTTCCAGCTCATTCTAGGAGTAGAAAGATTCCGGTGCCCTGAGGTTCTGTTCCAGCCCAACTTAATTGGGATAGATCAGTCAGGGCTGGATGAGATGGCTGGGGTATCAATAAGAAGGTTGCCGTGTAAGAACCAAGGGTTGGAAgagaaaataacaaaatcaatcCTTATGACTGGTGGGAGCTGTCAATACCCGGGAATGGCTGAGCGCTTGGAAGCTGGGATTAGGATGATTAGGCCATGTGGAACACCTATAACAGTTGTCAGAGCATCAGATCCAAGTCTTGATGCATGGCGTGGAGCTTCTGTTTATGCTGCTGCCATGCAATTCCCCAATCAGACATTTAGTAGGACGGATTACTATGAAAAGGGCGAAGATTGGTTGCGGAGATATCAATTCAACTACACACTTTGA
- the LOC113725451 gene encoding actin-related protein 5-like isoform X2 — protein MPFISKIERQTDYTQFDSTVPIVIDNGGSYFRIGWAGEDEPRVIFRNIVQRPRHKTTGETVTVVSDHNPALLRYFDCTRSGPRSAFDGNVVYQFEIMEYILDFGFDRLGADQSQIDHPVLITECACNPIQSRCRMAELLFESYGVPSIAFGVDAAFSYKYNQQLGICNSDGLAICSGFMTSHAIPFINGEPAYEACCRTNVGGYHVTDYLKQLLSLKYPHHISKLTWEKVEDLKMEHCYIAPDYTSEVRIFKKGAKEAEEKTRCWQLPWTPAPVEEQPSEEELARKAALKERQGQRLREMAEAKRSSRINELENDIRGLEFLLKQLKQVEENNVPAFLRETGYASKQEIESNLAKAIQSLRKAKGEQVETEEKMDASTADKYNLVNVPDDVLTPEQLKEKRKQLFLKSTTEARQRAKQKRIEEELEREKQMKLEEEKRLENPERYLEDLRAKYRELSEKVEQRKRLKTNGNNTNGNQNGSGGVGRGERLNAAQRERMRLLTTAAFDRGKGEDTFGIKDEDWQLYKLMSRDDDEEDEKSNEDEADLARVSSRLREIDPTFFPKAESGSSTAEPPRFRPLTKEDFQLILGVERFRCPEVLFQPNLIGIDQSGLDEMAGVSIRRLPCKNQGLEEKITKSILMTGGSCQYPGMAERLEAGIRMIRPCGTPITVVRASDPSLDAWRGASVYAAAMQFPNQTFSRTDYYEKGEDWLRRYQFNYTL, from the exons atgccatTCATATCGAAGATAGAGAGGCAGACGGATTACACCCAGTTCGATTCAACTGTCCCCATCGTCATCGACAATGGCGGTTCATATTTCCGCATTGG CTGGGCAGGGGAGGATGAGCCTCGGGTTATATTCCGGAACATTGTTCAGAGGCCTCGCCATAAAACCACTG GTGAAACAGTCACAGTTGTTAGTGATCATAACCCAGCGCTACTAAGATATTTTGATTGCACACGTTCAGGACCTCGTTCGGCTTTTGATGGCAATGTCGTGTATCAGTTTGAGATAATGGAATAT ATTCTTGACTTCGGTTTTGATCGATTAGGTGCTGATCAGTCGCAG ATTGACCATCCTGTTTTGATCACTGAGTGTGCTTGCAATCCTATCCAGTCTCGTTGTAGAATGGCAGAACTTCTTTTTGAGTCTTATGGAGTTCCTTCAATAG CATTTGGTGTCGATGCCGCATTCAGCTACAAGTACAACCAACAACTTGGAATATGTAATAGTGATGGTCTTGCAATTTGCTCAGGATTTATGACTAGTCATGCTATTCCG TTCATAAATGGAGAACCTGCTTACGAAGCATGTTGCCGAACTAATGTTGGTGGATACCATGTTACCGATTATCTGAAGCAGCTTCTCTCACTTAAATATCCCCATCACAT TTCTAAGCTCACATGGGAAAAAGTTGAAGACCTTAAGATGGAACACTGTTACATTGCACCAGATTATACATCAGAAGTCCGAATATTTAAG AAAGGGGCTAAAGAAGCTGAAGAAAAGACCAGGTGCTGGCAGCTTCCTTGGACTCCAGCACCAGTGGAAGAACAACCTTCAGAAGAAGAGTTAGCTAGAAAGGCAGCTCTAAAGGAGAGACAGGGTCAAAGACTAAGGGAGATGGCTGAAGCAAAGAGGTCCTCTCGAATTAATGAGCTTGAAAATGACATTAGAGGTTTGGAATTCCTCTTAAAGCAGCTCAAGCAGGTTGAAGAGAATAATGTTCCTGCATTTCTCAGAGAGACTGGCTATGCCTCTAAACAGGAAATAGAATCTAATCTGGCAAAGGCAATACAATCTTTACGCAAAGCGAAGGGTGAACAAGTTGAAACTGAGGAGAAGATGGACGCTTCCACGGCTGACAAGTATAATCTTGTCAATGTGCCTGATGATGTGCTGACACCGGAGCAG cttaaagaaaaaaggaagcaGTTGTTTCTCAAATCCACAACTGAGGCCAGGCAACGAGCTAAACAGAAGCGGATTGAAGAGGAATTAGaaagagaaaagcaaatgaaattggAGGAGGAAAAGCGCTT AGAGAACCCAGAACGTTATTTGGAGGATTTACGTGCTAAATACCGAGAGCTTTCTGAGAAAGTGGAGCAGCGAAAACGCTTGAAGACAAATGGCAACAACACAAATGGGAACCAAAATGGTTCTGGAGGTGTGGGCCGTGGTGAAAGATTGAATGCTGCTCAAAGAGAAAGGATGCGCCTCCTGACAACAGCTGCATTTGATCGAGGGAAGGGCGAGGACACTTTTGGTATCAAAGATGAAGATTGGCAACTTTACAAGCTAATGAGTagagatgatgatgaagaagatgagaaGTCAAATGAGGATGAAGCAGACCTTGCTCGCGTCTCTTCAAGACTGCGG GAAATAGATCCGACATTTTTTCCCAAAGCAGAGTCAGGATCCTCAACTGCGGAGCCGCCACGATTTCGTCCTCTAACTAAGGAAGACTTCCAGCTCATTCTAGGAGTAGAAAGATTCCGGTGCCCTGAGGTTCTGTTCCAGCCCAACTTAATTGGGATAGATCAGTCAGGGCTGGATGAGATGGCTGGGGTATCAATAAGAAGGTTGCCGTGTAAGAACCAAGGGTTGGAAgagaaaataacaaaatcaatcCTTATGACTGGTGGGAGCTGTCAATACCCGGGAATGGCTGAGCGCTTGGAAGCTGGGATTAGGATGATTAGGCCATGTGGAACACCTATAACAGTTGTCAGAGCATCAGATCCAAGTCTTGATGCATGGCGTGGAGCTTCTGTTTATGCTGCTGCCATGCAATTCCCCAATCAGACATTTAGTAGGACGGATTACTATGAAAAGGGCGAAGATTGGTTGCGGAGATATCAATTCAACTACACACTTTGA
- the LOC113725451 gene encoding actin-related protein 5-like isoform X3 — protein MAVHISALGEDEPRVIFRNIVQRPRHKTTGETVTVVSDHNPALLRYFDCTRSGPRSAFDGNVVYQFEIMEYILDFGFDRLGADQSQIDHPVLITECACNPIQSRCRMAELLFESYGVPSIAAFGVDAAFSYKYNQQLGICNSDGLAICSGFMTSHAIPFINGEPAYEACCRTNVGGYHVTDYLKQLLSLKYPHHISKLTWEKVEDLKMEHCYIAPDYTSEVRIFKKGAKEAEEKTRCWQLPWTPAPVEEQPSEEELARKAALKERQGQRLREMAEAKRSSRINELENDIRGLEFLLKQLKQVEENNVPAFLRETGYASKQEIESNLAKAIQSLRKAKGEQVETEEKMDASTADKYNLVNVPDDVLTPEQLKEKRKQLFLKSTTEARQRAKQKRIEEELEREKQMKLEEEKRLENPERYLEDLRAKYRELSEKVEQRKRLKTNGNNTNGNQNGSGGVGRGERLNAAQRERMRLLTTAAFDRGKGEDTFGIKDEDWQLYKLMSRDDDEEDEKSNEDEADLARVSSRLREIDPTFFPKAESGSSTAEPPRFRPLTKEDFQLILGVERFRCPEVLFQPNLIGIDQSGLDEMAGVSIRRLPCKNQGLEEKITKSILMTGGSCQYPGMAERLEAGIRMIRPCGTPITVVRASDPSLDAWRGASVYAAAMQFPNQTFSRTDYYEKGEDWLRRYQFNYTL, from the exons ATGGCGGTTCATATTTCCGCATTGG GGGAGGATGAGCCTCGGGTTATATTCCGGAACATTGTTCAGAGGCCTCGCCATAAAACCACTG GTGAAACAGTCACAGTTGTTAGTGATCATAACCCAGCGCTACTAAGATATTTTGATTGCACACGTTCAGGACCTCGTTCGGCTTTTGATGGCAATGTCGTGTATCAGTTTGAGATAATGGAATAT ATTCTTGACTTCGGTTTTGATCGATTAGGTGCTGATCAGTCGCAG ATTGACCATCCTGTTTTGATCACTGAGTGTGCTTGCAATCCTATCCAGTCTCGTTGTAGAATGGCAGAACTTCTTTTTGAGTCTTATGGAGTTCCTTCAATAG CAGCATTTGGTGTCGATGCCGCATTCAGCTACAAGTACAACCAACAACTTGGAATATGTAATAGTGATGGTCTTGCAATTTGCTCAGGATTTATGACTAGTCATGCTATTCCG TTCATAAATGGAGAACCTGCTTACGAAGCATGTTGCCGAACTAATGTTGGTGGATACCATGTTACCGATTATCTGAAGCAGCTTCTCTCACTTAAATATCCCCATCACAT TTCTAAGCTCACATGGGAAAAAGTTGAAGACCTTAAGATGGAACACTGTTACATTGCACCAGATTATACATCAGAAGTCCGAATATTTAAG AAAGGGGCTAAAGAAGCTGAAGAAAAGACCAGGTGCTGGCAGCTTCCTTGGACTCCAGCACCAGTGGAAGAACAACCTTCAGAAGAAGAGTTAGCTAGAAAGGCAGCTCTAAAGGAGAGACAGGGTCAAAGACTAAGGGAGATGGCTGAAGCAAAGAGGTCCTCTCGAATTAATGAGCTTGAAAATGACATTAGAGGTTTGGAATTCCTCTTAAAGCAGCTCAAGCAGGTTGAAGAGAATAATGTTCCTGCATTTCTCAGAGAGACTGGCTATGCCTCTAAACAGGAAATAGAATCTAATCTGGCAAAGGCAATACAATCTTTACGCAAAGCGAAGGGTGAACAAGTTGAAACTGAGGAGAAGATGGACGCTTCCACGGCTGACAAGTATAATCTTGTCAATGTGCCTGATGATGTGCTGACACCGGAGCAG cttaaagaaaaaaggaagcaGTTGTTTCTCAAATCCACAACTGAGGCCAGGCAACGAGCTAAACAGAAGCGGATTGAAGAGGAATTAGaaagagaaaagcaaatgaaattggAGGAGGAAAAGCGCTT AGAGAACCCAGAACGTTATTTGGAGGATTTACGTGCTAAATACCGAGAGCTTTCTGAGAAAGTGGAGCAGCGAAAACGCTTGAAGACAAATGGCAACAACACAAATGGGAACCAAAATGGTTCTGGAGGTGTGGGCCGTGGTGAAAGATTGAATGCTGCTCAAAGAGAAAGGATGCGCCTCCTGACAACAGCTGCATTTGATCGAGGGAAGGGCGAGGACACTTTTGGTATCAAAGATGAAGATTGGCAACTTTACAAGCTAATGAGTagagatgatgatgaagaagatgagaaGTCAAATGAGGATGAAGCAGACCTTGCTCGCGTCTCTTCAAGACTGCGG GAAATAGATCCGACATTTTTTCCCAAAGCAGAGTCAGGATCCTCAACTGCGGAGCCGCCACGATTTCGTCCTCTAACTAAGGAAGACTTCCAGCTCATTCTAGGAGTAGAAAGATTCCGGTGCCCTGAGGTTCTGTTCCAGCCCAACTTAATTGGGATAGATCAGTCAGGGCTGGATGAGATGGCTGGGGTATCAATAAGAAGGTTGCCGTGTAAGAACCAAGGGTTGGAAgagaaaataacaaaatcaatcCTTATGACTGGTGGGAGCTGTCAATACCCGGGAATGGCTGAGCGCTTGGAAGCTGGGATTAGGATGATTAGGCCATGTGGAACACCTATAACAGTTGTCAGAGCATCAGATCCAAGTCTTGATGCATGGCGTGGAGCTTCTGTTTATGCTGCTGCCATGCAATTCCCCAATCAGACATTTAGTAGGACGGATTACTATGAAAAGGGCGAAGATTGGTTGCGGAGATATCAATTCAACTACACACTTTGA
- the LOC113725451 gene encoding actin-related protein 5-like isoform X4 → MAVHISALGETVTVVSDHNPALLRYFDCTRSGPRSAFDGNVVYQFEIMEYILDFGFDRLGADQSQIDHPVLITECACNPIQSRCRMAELLFESYGVPSIAAFGVDAAFSYKYNQQLGICNSDGLAICSGFMTSHAIPFINGEPAYEACCRTNVGGYHVTDYLKQLLSLKYPHHISKLTWEKVEDLKMEHCYIAPDYTSEVRIFKKGAKEAEEKTRCWQLPWTPAPVEEQPSEEELARKAALKERQGQRLREMAEAKRSSRINELENDIRGLEFLLKQLKQVEENNVPAFLRETGYASKQEIESNLAKAIQSLRKAKGEQVETEEKMDASTADKYNLVNVPDDVLTPEQLKEKRKQLFLKSTTEARQRAKQKRIEEELEREKQMKLEEEKRLENPERYLEDLRAKYRELSEKVEQRKRLKTNGNNTNGNQNGSGGVGRGERLNAAQRERMRLLTTAAFDRGKGEDTFGIKDEDWQLYKLMSRDDDEEDEKSNEDEADLARVSSRLREIDPTFFPKAESGSSTAEPPRFRPLTKEDFQLILGVERFRCPEVLFQPNLIGIDQSGLDEMAGVSIRRLPCKNQGLEEKITKSILMTGGSCQYPGMAERLEAGIRMIRPCGTPITVVRASDPSLDAWRGASVYAAAMQFPNQTFSRTDYYEKGEDWLRRYQFNYTL, encoded by the exons ATGGCGGTTCATATTTCCGCATTGG GTGAAACAGTCACAGTTGTTAGTGATCATAACCCAGCGCTACTAAGATATTTTGATTGCACACGTTCAGGACCTCGTTCGGCTTTTGATGGCAATGTCGTGTATCAGTTTGAGATAATGGAATAT ATTCTTGACTTCGGTTTTGATCGATTAGGTGCTGATCAGTCGCAG ATTGACCATCCTGTTTTGATCACTGAGTGTGCTTGCAATCCTATCCAGTCTCGTTGTAGAATGGCAGAACTTCTTTTTGAGTCTTATGGAGTTCCTTCAATAG CAGCATTTGGTGTCGATGCCGCATTCAGCTACAAGTACAACCAACAACTTGGAATATGTAATAGTGATGGTCTTGCAATTTGCTCAGGATTTATGACTAGTCATGCTATTCCG TTCATAAATGGAGAACCTGCTTACGAAGCATGTTGCCGAACTAATGTTGGTGGATACCATGTTACCGATTATCTGAAGCAGCTTCTCTCACTTAAATATCCCCATCACAT TTCTAAGCTCACATGGGAAAAAGTTGAAGACCTTAAGATGGAACACTGTTACATTGCACCAGATTATACATCAGAAGTCCGAATATTTAAG AAAGGGGCTAAAGAAGCTGAAGAAAAGACCAGGTGCTGGCAGCTTCCTTGGACTCCAGCACCAGTGGAAGAACAACCTTCAGAAGAAGAGTTAGCTAGAAAGGCAGCTCTAAAGGAGAGACAGGGTCAAAGACTAAGGGAGATGGCTGAAGCAAAGAGGTCCTCTCGAATTAATGAGCTTGAAAATGACATTAGAGGTTTGGAATTCCTCTTAAAGCAGCTCAAGCAGGTTGAAGAGAATAATGTTCCTGCATTTCTCAGAGAGACTGGCTATGCCTCTAAACAGGAAATAGAATCTAATCTGGCAAAGGCAATACAATCTTTACGCAAAGCGAAGGGTGAACAAGTTGAAACTGAGGAGAAGATGGACGCTTCCACGGCTGACAAGTATAATCTTGTCAATGTGCCTGATGATGTGCTGACACCGGAGCAG cttaaagaaaaaaggaagcaGTTGTTTCTCAAATCCACAACTGAGGCCAGGCAACGAGCTAAACAGAAGCGGATTGAAGAGGAATTAGaaagagaaaagcaaatgaaattggAGGAGGAAAAGCGCTT AGAGAACCCAGAACGTTATTTGGAGGATTTACGTGCTAAATACCGAGAGCTTTCTGAGAAAGTGGAGCAGCGAAAACGCTTGAAGACAAATGGCAACAACACAAATGGGAACCAAAATGGTTCTGGAGGTGTGGGCCGTGGTGAAAGATTGAATGCTGCTCAAAGAGAAAGGATGCGCCTCCTGACAACAGCTGCATTTGATCGAGGGAAGGGCGAGGACACTTTTGGTATCAAAGATGAAGATTGGCAACTTTACAAGCTAATGAGTagagatgatgatgaagaagatgagaaGTCAAATGAGGATGAAGCAGACCTTGCTCGCGTCTCTTCAAGACTGCGG GAAATAGATCCGACATTTTTTCCCAAAGCAGAGTCAGGATCCTCAACTGCGGAGCCGCCACGATTTCGTCCTCTAACTAAGGAAGACTTCCAGCTCATTCTAGGAGTAGAAAGATTCCGGTGCCCTGAGGTTCTGTTCCAGCCCAACTTAATTGGGATAGATCAGTCAGGGCTGGATGAGATGGCTGGGGTATCAATAAGAAGGTTGCCGTGTAAGAACCAAGGGTTGGAAgagaaaataacaaaatcaatcCTTATGACTGGTGGGAGCTGTCAATACCCGGGAATGGCTGAGCGCTTGGAAGCTGGGATTAGGATGATTAGGCCATGTGGAACACCTATAACAGTTGTCAGAGCATCAGATCCAAGTCTTGATGCATGGCGTGGAGCTTCTGTTTATGCTGCTGCCATGCAATTCCCCAATCAGACATTTAGTAGGACGGATTACTATGAAAAGGGCGAAGATTGGTTGCGGAGATATCAATTCAACTACACACTTTGA
- the LOC113725451 gene encoding actin-related protein 5-like isoform X5, with protein MAELLFESYGVPSIAAFGVDAAFSYKYNQQLGICNSDGLAICSGFMTSHAIPFINGEPAYEACCRTNVGGYHVTDYLKQLLSLKYPHHISKLTWEKVEDLKMEHCYIAPDYTSEVRIFKKGAKEAEEKTRCWQLPWTPAPVEEQPSEEELARKAALKERQGQRLREMAEAKRSSRINELENDIRGLEFLLKQLKQVEENNVPAFLRETGYASKQEIESNLAKAIQSLRKAKGEQVETEEKMDASTADKYNLVNVPDDVLTPEQLKEKRKQLFLKSTTEARQRAKQKRIEEELEREKQMKLEEEKRLENPERYLEDLRAKYRELSEKVEQRKRLKTNGNNTNGNQNGSGGVGRGERLNAAQRERMRLLTTAAFDRGKGEDTFGIKDEDWQLYKLMSRDDDEEDEKSNEDEADLARVSSRLREIDPTFFPKAESGSSTAEPPRFRPLTKEDFQLILGVERFRCPEVLFQPNLIGIDQSGLDEMAGVSIRRLPCKNQGLEEKITKSILMTGGSCQYPGMAERLEAGIRMIRPCGTPITVVRASDPSLDAWRGASVYAAAMQFPNQTFSRTDYYEKGEDWLRRYQFNYTL; from the exons ATGGCAGAACTTCTTTTTGAGTCTTATGGAGTTCCTTCAATAG CAGCATTTGGTGTCGATGCCGCATTCAGCTACAAGTACAACCAACAACTTGGAATATGTAATAGTGATGGTCTTGCAATTTGCTCAGGATTTATGACTAGTCATGCTATTCCG TTCATAAATGGAGAACCTGCTTACGAAGCATGTTGCCGAACTAATGTTGGTGGATACCATGTTACCGATTATCTGAAGCAGCTTCTCTCACTTAAATATCCCCATCACAT TTCTAAGCTCACATGGGAAAAAGTTGAAGACCTTAAGATGGAACACTGTTACATTGCACCAGATTATACATCAGAAGTCCGAATATTTAAG AAAGGGGCTAAAGAAGCTGAAGAAAAGACCAGGTGCTGGCAGCTTCCTTGGACTCCAGCACCAGTGGAAGAACAACCTTCAGAAGAAGAGTTAGCTAGAAAGGCAGCTCTAAAGGAGAGACAGGGTCAAAGACTAAGGGAGATGGCTGAAGCAAAGAGGTCCTCTCGAATTAATGAGCTTGAAAATGACATTAGAGGTTTGGAATTCCTCTTAAAGCAGCTCAAGCAGGTTGAAGAGAATAATGTTCCTGCATTTCTCAGAGAGACTGGCTATGCCTCTAAACAGGAAATAGAATCTAATCTGGCAAAGGCAATACAATCTTTACGCAAAGCGAAGGGTGAACAAGTTGAAACTGAGGAGAAGATGGACGCTTCCACGGCTGACAAGTATAATCTTGTCAATGTGCCTGATGATGTGCTGACACCGGAGCAG cttaaagaaaaaaggaagcaGTTGTTTCTCAAATCCACAACTGAGGCCAGGCAACGAGCTAAACAGAAGCGGATTGAAGAGGAATTAGaaagagaaaagcaaatgaaattggAGGAGGAAAAGCGCTT AGAGAACCCAGAACGTTATTTGGAGGATTTACGTGCTAAATACCGAGAGCTTTCTGAGAAAGTGGAGCAGCGAAAACGCTTGAAGACAAATGGCAACAACACAAATGGGAACCAAAATGGTTCTGGAGGTGTGGGCCGTGGTGAAAGATTGAATGCTGCTCAAAGAGAAAGGATGCGCCTCCTGACAACAGCTGCATTTGATCGAGGGAAGGGCGAGGACACTTTTGGTATCAAAGATGAAGATTGGCAACTTTACAAGCTAATGAGTagagatgatgatgaagaagatgagaaGTCAAATGAGGATGAAGCAGACCTTGCTCGCGTCTCTTCAAGACTGCGG GAAATAGATCCGACATTTTTTCCCAAAGCAGAGTCAGGATCCTCAACTGCGGAGCCGCCACGATTTCGTCCTCTAACTAAGGAAGACTTCCAGCTCATTCTAGGAGTAGAAAGATTCCGGTGCCCTGAGGTTCTGTTCCAGCCCAACTTAATTGGGATAGATCAGTCAGGGCTGGATGAGATGGCTGGGGTATCAATAAGAAGGTTGCCGTGTAAGAACCAAGGGTTGGAAgagaaaataacaaaatcaatcCTTATGACTGGTGGGAGCTGTCAATACCCGGGAATGGCTGAGCGCTTGGAAGCTGGGATTAGGATGATTAGGCCATGTGGAACACCTATAACAGTTGTCAGAGCATCAGATCCAAGTCTTGATGCATGGCGTGGAGCTTCTGTTTATGCTGCTGCCATGCAATTCCCCAATCAGACATTTAGTAGGACGGATTACTATGAAAAGGGCGAAGATTGGTTGCGGAGATATCAATTCAACTACACACTTTGA